TCAGGGGAAGCTCCCTGATTATTCAGCCGTGGGGAAAGTGGGGAACATCGTGTGCGGCGATGTGATGTGGCTGTACATCAAGGTGGACGTGGATGAGCAGGGGCGCGAGGTGATATCCGATATCTCCTGGGAGACGTTTGGATGCACTGCGGCGATCGCTACCTCGTCGATGGTGTCAGACCTTGCCAAGGGGAAGACGATCGAAGAGGCGATCGCGATAACAAACAAAGACGTCGCCGATGAGCTCGGTGGCCTCCCCCCAGTGAAGCTCCACTGCTCCGCCCTTGCCGCTGACGCGCTGAACGAGGCGATATACAATTATCTCACCGCTGCCGGGCGCGAGATTCCAGCGGCGTTGGAACGCCGCCACGCGCACATCGCCGATGAGATGGAGCGGTTGGAGCGTCGGTACGCTGCGTTCCTGGAATCCCAGGAAGAGGCGCACAAAGGAGGTTAGGTGCACCTGACGAAGAAATCGAGTTACGGGTTGATCGCGACGATCGAGCTCGCCTCCAACGGGGGGAATGAGCCGATCTCAGCTCGGTCGATCGCGGAGAAGTACGGCCTCCCTGTCCCATTCGTCGAGAAGATCATGGGGGAGCTGCGCGCGGCGCGGATCGTCACGTCGCGCAAGGGGCGGCGCGGGGGGTACACCCTTGCTGTCCGGCCTGAGGATATATCAGTACGGCAGATCCTCGAGGCCCTCGGGGAGTCGCTCGACCTCGTCCGCTGTGTCCGTCCCGACGAGGCAACCTGCCAGCTCCTCACCGTCTGTCCCGGAAAGGACATCTGGGGAGCGATCGACGAGCGATTTAAGGAGCTACTCAACTCCCTCTCCCTCGCCGACCTGTCCTGTTAGGATGGGCGTCGTCCTGCGTATCCGCAACCTGGCAGGAAGCGCTGTACGGGAATCATCGGCCGGGAGTCTCTCCCTCATTCCGGTATAATCCACTCGGAGGTGGAAGATGCGCGTCTTGTTCGTTTCAGCCGAGGTCTCACCGTTCGCCAAGGTGGGCGGACTCGCCGATGTCGCCGCCGCCCTCCCGCGGGCACTGCATGGCTTGGGGGTCGACGTGCGGGTGGCCATGCCCAAGTACCGGGGGGTGGAAGGGAAGACCGATCTGAAAGAGATTGTCCGCTTCCCGGTCCCGGTGGGAAAAGCGGAGAAGGAGTGTGTCCTGTACGAAGGGACGCTCCCGCAGAGCGACGTCCCGGTGTACTTCCTGGGAAACGACCACTACTTTGATCGGGCCCAGGTCTATGGGGAGAAGGGAGGGGACTACCCCGACGCCCTGGAGCGGTTCACCTTCCTGTCCCGCGGGGCGCTCGTCCTTCCGAAAGCGGTGGATTGGCAGCCCGACATCGTCCACGTGAACGACTGGCACACTGCACTTGTGCCCGCCTACCTGCGCGCCGGGCT
Above is a genomic segment from Candidatus Bipolaricaulota bacterium containing:
- a CDS encoding Rrf2 family transcriptional regulator — translated: MHLTKKSSYGLIATIELASNGGNEPISARSIAEKYGLPVPFVEKIMGELRAARIVTSRKGRRGGYTLAVRPEDISVRQILEALGESLDLVRCVRPDEATCQLLTVCPGKDIWGAIDERFKELLNSLSLADLSC
- a CDS encoding iron-sulfur cluster assembly scaffold protein — protein: MYTEKVIEHFRHPHNQGKLPDYSAVGKVGNIVCGDVMWLYIKVDVDEQGREVISDISWETFGCTAAIATSSMVSDLAKGKTIEEAIAITNKDVADELGGLPPVKLHCSALAADALNEAIYNYLTAAGREIPAALERRHAHIADEMERLERRYAAFLESQEEAHKGG